The genomic DNA AGTGTGAGAAATCTGCCCTCAGCACCAACAGCCTGAGGCTGGCCTGTCTGAGGAAGACCCAGTTTCGTAGCTTTGCCCAGCAGACCCTAGCACCCCAGGTTCTAGTGACAGCACAGAGATGATAGGGTTAGCTTTTCAGAATGAAGGATCTCAACTAACTTCACCCTTCAGATGTAAATTTGTATTCTGAAGATGCTAATGTGACTGAGCTTATGAAGTCATCACAATAGCATGGTTTATTCTTTATCTTATATTTAGAGTAATCTCTACCCCCCACTgtaggactcaaactcacaacccccaagttccagagccacatgctccaatgactgagtcagccaggacTCCCAGGGGCATGGTTTGATTACACGGAGAAAGGGAAAGCACAAGGAAGTGTCTCCCAGAAGCCAGGTCCTGTTCTCCATTTCATCTTGACCCCCTCTGAGAGGCAGGAATAATTATTGGCCTACACTGCAGTCACAGAAGTGGAGGCTTGGGGTGGGTCATGTGCTGAGCTGGTCAAGGTAAGACTCCAGAATCCACTCTGCAAGGTCATGCTCTCACCCCAAAAATGAGTTGCTTCCTGCCCCTGGGCTGCCTCATTGGGCTGAATGACAAGCTCCTGGGGCTCTTGTCTCTGAGCACACAGAAGCCCCGAAATTACAGAGAGCTTACCTAATTTTCTCAGGTACAGCTGCTCCTCCAGTTCCAAACTTCTCCTGTCTCCTTCGAACATCACGAGGCGGTTTGGCCACAGAGTTGACAAAGGCCATCTTTGCTTGTCGGCCTGTTGAGAAGTACAGAGATCAATACTGGCCTCTGAGCAGATGCTGTTATATTAATAGTCTACACTACTAAGAGATAAAGGCTtttcaggtgcccccaaagccaGGGGATTATTAACCCTGAAAACCCCTACACACAGTATGTGTGGTGACAGAAGAAACACCTCATCCCTATCCCACTTCTGCAAAAGCAAGACATATTAAGAAGCTAGAGGCTACTATCAGCCTGGCCCACCAAGGACCTGCTGTCAACCAGGGCACGGCACCCCCATCCTGCTAGGTTCATCCCACCCCCACCAGTCCCGAACTCCCCTTTACCTTTGGGCTTATTGGCATGTGCAGATCTGATATTCTTTGTCAGTACTCGTAGCCGCTGCTCCCGGGCATCCTGAAGCCGCAGGTACATCTCCCGCCATGACTCATACTCTTCCGGCCTTTCTTCCTTAAAGTCTCGGTGACAATGAACTTTCCATAATTGATCTGTTTCTTCAATTAATACCTAAAATCAGAACCAGGGCATCATTTATATGCAAGCACTCTGACATATCTCTTTTCTATCCTAAATCACCTCAAGGTGAACACTTTCCTAATGTTTTTTGGTCCTCGTGGtcataacattatattaaaatatcacagttctagaaaaaaaaaaatcactatattaaaaaaatgcttgggcggcccgggtggctcagcggcctggccttcagcccagggcctgatcctggagacccaggatcaagtcccacgttgggctccctgcatggagcctgcttctccctctgcctgtgtctctgtccctctctttctcattaataaataaaatattaaagaaaaatgttaactgTACTACCtgcttttgggggaggggggttgtgcGGTTAGGAGAGAAGACAACAGAAAATAGTTGAAGGTCAGTCTTTTCCTTTAGGAAACCAGTGACAGGCAGAACTGGGATGAAGTCATATCCAGGGAAGGGGACCACCTAATGATGATCCCTCAGAATCAGAGACAGCTAACTAATGCAACCAAATGATTGTATATCCCAGCTTACAAGAAAGATATTTGGACAGACCTGGGTGTCTCTAGGAGACATGTACCAATCtgtgctctttttatttttatttttttaaagaaggaaagagaaaatcttaagcaggctccatgcccagctcagagcccaacacggggctccaccTCACAATCcgcagatcatgatctgagccgcaatcaagaatcacacacttgggatgcttgggtggctcagtggttgaacgtctgccttcagctcagggcatgatcccagggttctgggaccaagtccccacagggagtctacttctccctctgcctgtgtctctgcctctttctctagaactcttatgaataaataaattttaaaaatcttaaaaaaaaaaaaaaaaaagaatcagacacttaactgactgacccacccaagtcCTCCTGTGCTCTTTTATATTCACCAGATACCTGAGCGTCAACACAAAGCTCTATCCCTGCCCCTGATCCCAGGGGCTTTGCTGCCAAAATTTTCCTTTAACCTCTGTGACCAGATAAGCTCAAGAGAAGGGTGGGCAGTGCTTTCCTGCTCCCTTTGAAGCCCACCCTGACTTCAGGCCAGAAGCAGAtgctaaaaatatgcatttttaaaggcCTGTAGGCAAGCCAGCATGCCCAGAACGGTGAACTGACTACTGCTGCCTGCCCTTCAGCCACTGCAGATTTAGAAACAAAGCTATTTCCGGAGACATGAGCCAGAAAATGGCCTTCTCTGCACCCAAACAGGATACTCACGTGATTGTATTCCTCTATGCGGTATAGCTGATCAGGAGTACACCTCTCCAAAACGGGTTCAAGAACAGAAAACGGGACACCACCCACTTCAAAGATTGCTGCAGAGAATCAAAGGTGAAAGTGTTGAGTACTGGCCAAGCCACCCAGTAGTGAGGTCCCAGTGCCACAACATGTGtaggaacagaagaaaagcacGTGACTTACAATCAATGTTGTTTTTAAGTACCCGGATGCACTGCTGGTGCAAGGTCATCATTTTGGGGAGATAGGCGCATTTGGAGCCAGAATACACCTGCATCTTAGAATTCATTCTTCGTCCAGTAAATccagcttcctcctcttcctggggtGAAGAGAGCGCTACAGGGCAGGGAAGACAGGACCGGATGTTACAGAGGGCACTACACTCTGCAGGGAGCGCTCTCCTACTCTCCCCCTCCTCAGTCTCCCAGAGCCCTTTCTCAAGGGCAAGCAATGGTACTACTATTTTTCCATTGAGTCTGTGTAAATATAAGCCAGTAtgtattttattcccttttcactAATTACTAACATCCAATAtcattgttctttcatttattacattttagaaatcatCCCATGTCAGACACAGACTTTCCGCATTTTTTACAGCTATATAGGAGGCCACTGGGTAGATGACCCATGGTTTAGGTGATTCTCTTGCCAAGGGACATTTATGTGGCTTCTGATTCTTCTGTTATTAAGACCAGACCttggttttttgcttgtttttaagataaaaagctcctgcagaACATATCCAATGAAGGGCAGCTAGTAACAGCAACAGCTGAGATTTACCAAACACTATGTGGGAAAACCCAGAGGTAAGAGCTTTACCACCATTATCACTTTTAATCCACTTCACAGACTTGTGAGGCAGATACCAGTTATTACAGAACATAAAACAGACTTGTGAGGCAGATACCAGTTTACAGAACATAAAACTGAAGTCCAAGGAAATTACTACCCCAGTTCACTTGTAGAAGCCaaaactgggattcaaactcaagcCATTCAACTCCAGAGCCTGGGAGGCTAGGAAGTGCACCAAAATCTTACGACGTCATGATTAAattgttaaaatctttttttccatttaaaagagGATGCAGAAAATTACCTTTTCGCTTTGGTGGGAAGGAGGACATCAATTCCAGGGTAGGAAGTGGCCGGTAATTGGCCTGTATCATGGGTAATGGGAGGTCTGGCAGCACTGGCAGTGCATCAGCGGGGACCTGCAGAGACAAGACCAGTAAGTAGATAGCCCTGTGTGCCAGTGCAGCCTCTGGCCCTGTGGCCCATTCCCGGGAGTGGTGACTAGGCACACAGTTTCACAAGCAGACCTGGCTGCAGGGGACTGCCAGGTCTCACCCCACCGAAGACAGGAAATACACACAGTTGGGCTCGGCACCATGGGACACCTCAGGAATTAGGCGTTTTGGGTGCTAGCTACCCTGGCAGCTAGAGAGGTCTGGAAAGTGAAATTCCACGGGCCACATAAAAGCCAGCCCACCAAACAAGAGGCGGGCTAGGTCCCAGGAGCTCTGCGGGGTCAGCTGCTCCAGCTGGGAGGTCACCAAGCAGCTGAAGGGCTTACCTTTTTCAGCTTGGCTAAATCAGATCCAGCTGGCTGAAGCTTCTCTGCCTTGTTTTCATTCACTTTAGGTAATTTCTGAACTGAATCCGAGTTTTTATTAGTGCTTTTcggatcatttttttttagtcctttttcTCCAAGAGTCGTGGCTGAAGTTTtcaccatctttttctttttcttccggGGCTGGTCATAGCTGAGGTATGACTCAAAAGACATGGTGGGCTGCTCAAATTCATCATCCATATCCGCTTCGTCAACTTTAGGGAGGGAGCCCACTGACTTTCTGTCTGAGTGAGAAGGCTTTACTTTCCCTTCCGAAGTCTTTAAGTTGTTTGACACCCTGTCTCTTGTCCCCTTTCCTATGTCTGCGCTGTCTAGGCTCTGCTTGTTTTTGTCCGATTTGGCTTTCTCTGGGTCTTTGTGCTTTGGCTTGCTTCTGAGGTGGTTGTCTGGAGCCACGTCTGAGGAGGGCAGAGACTTCTTGCTGctgccttctttctccctctctctcctgacACCACTAGAGGGCAGCTTCTCCTTGGTGCTGTCCCCTGACAGTGGTCTCCGGTTTTCCTCTTTAGAGATGGCCTTGTGGGATTTCTCTCTACTCAAAGACGACTTCCCATCTCCCCTGGCATCCACCGGACGTTTTTCCTTGTAAGACGACCTGTGTTCCTTGTGTTGACTCGAGGCCCCTTTCCCCTGTGGGTCCCCCAGATGTCGGTCCTGACTGCCTGCTAGTCTGTCCTGAACGGCATTACCATGCCCTTTCCCGGGCTTCTGGTGTGGAACAGAAGGCTCGTGGTCCTCCTCCAAGGATCTGTAATGGTCCATGGACACCTGATGGGGACTGGCAGATGATGGAGGGGACTGAACGTGGCCATAATCAGAAGACTCATGGTCTGAAGAATAAACTGGTGAGATTCTATGGCATCTCTTTCTCTCGTCTCTCCTCTCTTGAACATGAGACACTTTGTGAGTTCTCTCAGGTTCCGagagttttctgtgttttttctgCCTATGATCAGGGCTATAGGATTGGCTACTAGAggctttccagttttcctggTAGTCCCCCtctatctcctcctccttctgaaCAGCATCTCTGGGGCGCTTTCGGGAATTGGTCTTCTCAAAGTCCTGCTCATCAGGCTCAGGGTTTCTACAATACAAGAAAAAGCAGATAGAGCAGATATAAATCTCAGTGTAATCCTTGTTCAGAGGACAAAGTCACAGAACCTGAACTTacaaaaagagatgaaaaggaaggaTGCAGACTTAGAAACAAGGTCTTGGGAAGAAAGTGAATGGATCCTGCTCAAAGATACTCAATTAAGGTTTGAGATTGAGAAAACTCAAGTAATTCTATAAACAGAAAATGATGCATTTAACTGCAGAATACAAAGATCAAGTATCTTGAGGACATGAAGAATGCTTAAACATTTTTCAGCACAGGGGTGTGCAAGTGGCTCAGTCgattcagtgtctgcctttggctcaggtcatgaacccagggtccagggatggagccccacatcaggcttcctgctcagcagggagtctgcttcccccactGGAGTGCTCttttgttctcaaataaataaataaaatcttaaaaaaataaataaaaagagcagaaagaaactatcaaaatgttaataatatttatgTTTGGTGGTAGAATTACAAgaaattttgattatttcatttctatttttaatattttctaaaatcttacaatgatcactgttattttttataattaagacaaaatattttatttatttttaaagattttatttatttattttagagagagtgagaggacacgagcagaggagcagcagcaaagggagaaaatCGCCAGCAgactccactctttttttttttttttttaaagattttatttatttattcatgatagtcacagagagagagagagagagaggcagagacacaggcagagggagaagcaggccccatgcagggagcccgacgcgggattcgatcccgggtctccaggatcacgccctgggccaaaggcaggcgccaaactgctgcgccacccagggatccccagactccaCTCTGAacacagaacctgatgcagggctcgaccccaggaccctgagaccatgacctgagccaaaaccaagagtcaaaagcttaatggactgagccacccaaacgctcccaaaataaatattttaagtaagaaggcagagaaagaataataaagaaaatgtatctgTCTGTAAATATCCCAAGTGCCAGGTATAATCATGGACTTGAACAAATCTACAGAGTAATGTTCTTACCGTTCCACAGGAACTAGTTTCTTCCACTGGGCCACTAGGTCCCTGGCAAAACTTCCAACGTGCTCGTGTTTTCGTAAGCTATTTACTGTTTTCCCAACTCCGGTCTCCTACAGATTTGACAAAAGAATTATTAGATAGTTATAGAACTAGGTTCACAACTTTCTAAGGAAATGAAGCCTCTTTGAGAAACTCCTTCCTAAAACTACCTTTAAGTCTTAATACAAAATTACTTTGTGTCTATGCCTCAAACCTCTAATGACACACAGTAGCAAACACAGTAGCAAAGCATACCAGACTCAGAAGAGGAAAACAGTTATATTAAAACACTTCCACAActttaacaataaataacaagAGTGATTACAGCAAGTGTCAGGCACTGAGCTAAGAGCTTTACATACTATATCTCAGTGAATCCTTACAACTCTGTGGAGGCAGGAATCTGTCCACTTTTACATCAAAGGAACAGCTTAAAGATTTGGATTTGCATCTAGGACTAGTTGATGCCAGACccaatgttcttttatttatttttacttttaaaacaaaattcaccatattaaccattttattttcaattagcaataatcataccagataaacctcattggctaccaTACCGCCACTGTGCAAAGCtcattctaaacattttaaagtatatagtttATTGGTTTCCAGGACACAATACTGCACAACTGTCATTActattccagaacatttccataaCCTAAAGAGAAATCTTGTTCCTCCCAATTTCCCCCATCCTCTACCTTCTGTCTATGGAtctgcctattctggacatttcacataaatagaaCCATACAATACATGGccttgtgtctagcttctttcactttcaaAGTCCATGCTTTTAATCTTATTGTACAGTCTCTCCCAGTGGAAGGAGATGGAATATAGTTATATAATATCTAACACTTCTTACCGCAAGAATGTCTACTGTAATAGGCAAGGTGGAgagtttcttcaaatatttcaagagctgcagagagaataaaataaacattaatttctataaaatcatGATCACTCACTGGAACAAATAATAATATGATAGGTAAGTGCTTACTGAGTTCTGTGTGTTGTACAGTAATAAGCATggttattatctctattttatgagTATGAAGATAGAATCAGAAAAGTTACTTGCCCCAGGATGCAAATAGGGCCACATATACTCAGGTCTGTGGCTTTAGATTCCCTGCTTTTCAACTACCATTTAACACAAAGGGACGTAAGACATAAGAGAACCAAACCTACCAACTCTAATAAAAGTTATCAACAACTATCATTGCCCCAGTTTTGAGAGAACTTCTGAGAAAGGTGCCAATTTAGGGAAATCACTCACGGACCCAGCACAGAGGAAAGCAAAATGGAGAAGAGGTTCCTCCAGGAAAAGAGTATTATGCTTCCAGGAAGAGTCACAGTTTAAAagaattgggttttttttttttttttttggatacaaGTGGGGATTTCAAGACTAACTTCAAGTCACCAGAATCAGAGGTTTGCTGGTACAAACTGTGAATGCAAAATGTCGGGGTAGATTAGGAAAGTGATCTGGTTTTGGCCACATTTCCTTTCTGTAGTTCTAAAACTAGGTTAAAATCAGGACAGCAGAGCTGTTGAGACAGAGTTCTGGAGTCAGAGACAGGCTTCAGTTTGGTCCTGTCATCACCCTACTGGGTGATCTTATGCAAGTCATTAACCTGCTTGAACCTtacttcatctgcaaaatagaaaCTGATCCTGTCTCTTTACAACTTTACAAGATGTGAGGATTCACAGAAACAAATCGTGTGCAGTCCTTGGCCACTGTGCCTGAAACATAAAAGCCCagtatatgctttttaaaaaaatgtttattattaatcaTTTCATTCATCAACTGACAGCTCTTTAAATGTCTACCCTTGATTGTGGACCAGATATTCTCCCAACTAATTCCTACTTACTCCATTTCTACCCAAAGTCATGGTTGGCTATGCCGCTTTTCAGGAAATGTTTACGTGTACACAAACATACTTACCATTCAAGGAATGGTACAAAGTACAAATAGTTCAGAATAGATAACTGTGACTACTTTTACATTCAAGCACCAGAAAACAAGATCTGTTCTTTTTCCATGTGTAGGCCAAGCTATAATTAGTATGCCATACTGCTATTAAGTGGAGTAGCAAATATGTTTTTCTGGTCATTCTACTTCAATAATTACTGAACTTCGTCTCCAGGCAGAACAACTGGATCACAAGTGATAATCCTGTTTGGCTGGGAAATGAGAAGCCAAGTACTGTATCCAGGGAGTTTTCACCTTCATAGTTGAATGAAAATTATCCTCCACTTCAAATGTGATCACCACCATCATCCAACTCAAGATAAAATTTATGTGTGCTTCTTGTCACCCAAGCTATGGGTACAAAAATTAATGCCAATTCCTATTCTTACAGGAAAATTTAGGATCATTGTAAAGGCTAAAAGCTGGTTGTCTCCCCTAATGCCATTCCCTGGAAGGCATTTATTAATCATCTACTATGTGTCTGTGACTATGCTACGTTCTTATATGTGTTACCTTATTTCAACCTCATTAACTAACTCTATTAAGTGGATATTTTTCTCCCCACTTTAGACACTGAAATAGCCCAGTACGGTTAGGTAACTTGCTTTAATGAGCTAGTAAGTCAAGTGTGTCTACAATAGCATGAACTACAAAGACAGGAGAAACATCCAACGCGATTAACACTGTccttagagggcagcccgggtggctcagcggtttagctcttgccttcagcccagggcctgatcctggagacctggaatccagtcccacatcaggctccctgcatggagcctgcttcttcctctgcctgtgtctctgcttctctctctgtgtgtgggtctctcacgaataaaataaaatcttaaaaaacaaaacaaaacaaaaaacaaacaaacaaaaaaaccccactgtcCTAAGAAAACAGAACAGGAGCTCATGTGCCTAGAAACAAAGCAGAAGAGCTCCTCCTCAGTATTACATTGTTAGGTAGTTTAGAGTGCACAGAGTAAAGGAGGTCACCATGGGAACAGAGTCCCAGGACCTCTACAAAGCTAACATACAAGGATGGGGCCAGAAGTCACAGAAAGAGTGTTCATCTCAAAGCCTAACACTAATTCGAAGTGTAAATGCTCCCTTTCTGTTTTGCTCTGGGTTAGCAGGGATGACCTGAAAGCAGACAAAACTAAAATCCTGGAAATTTCCAAAACATAAGACTTAccaaaacataagagaaaaaaggCTTCAGAGCCCCTCTATTTTCAATGAGGTTCAAGAAAGTACAAAGCAGAAACAAGGTAAAAGCACTTTGGGCATCCTTGGGTACATGGAAACTTGCTGTTATCAAACCAAGGGACCAACTGCAGAGTTTGCAAGAACTGATAACAGCTTATTGAGAAATGCCAAACATTTGCATGGTACACGCTTAGGAAGCTCAGTTGTCCTTTGCACACTCCTTCAACCCAAAGAGCAAAAGATGTTCATAATGTTGACATGCTTGTTCTCCACTTGCTATCAACTGGGTTGTTGGTAGTTTTCACACTCAAAATGTAATACAGAACAAGTAACTTTACCACCCATGAAAACTAGTTTCCAATTAAATAGGAGAAGCCAAGTAACCCTAGTCTAATATCTTTTCCCCAAGTATGTCCAGAGCACTGATGGACTTAGAGGTAAAACAAAGTTACAGTTTAACACTGACATTTAATGTGAGGAAATCCATGAATATAGGTCTGAAATCAACCCTTTGGCTAATAATGGTTTGAAATCATGAGTTAAATGCAAATTCAATCCTGCTATATAATCATCTTGCAACTTCAAGAACAACCTGTGGGAGCTTGTTGGGTTAACAGAAGGTTGAGAAGGCCAGTGTGCCAGCTTGCAGTTTTCTCTCTGCAGTTAGCTCACTTCTGAACGCCAACTATTGTGCCCTTTGCAAAAAGGATCTCCCAATATTTTCTCATCTTCACAATGCAAAAGCAGAGGTTTAGGGTGGCTTGCTGTCTGGGAGTGAGAACCCAAACACTCACAATAATCACTAATAATTCAAGTAGGATGAGATGCCTACAGATCTTTTCCTAATTTGAAATTTCATGCATATCAACTAGAAAAGCTACTTCAAAATTCAAATTGTAATGGAAAAATAACTACAGATACTAcatggtgccttttttttttttttcccaacctcATAGTGATAAAGACCAAACTGGTAGGGGGGGAGGGTGTAACATAATACtgctttaagattttaaaaatcagtcagaAACCTACAGTGTTCAGGGAAACCAGCTAGTGCTCAGAAATAATGACCATTTATTAGATGTCCACAAAGAGTTATTGTAAAAAGAAACTTGTAAATATGTCTGGGCACTAGGTACTGAAACTGCAATGAGAGATATAATATGAACAATGGAAAGCATTTAAGTTTTCAcagatttaaaactaaaatggCTTCCTGAAGAAGTGGCTCTTTGAGCTAGTTATGCATGAGAAGAGTTAAAAAGTGGCctgatgagggatgcctggatggctcagcggttaagtgcctgccttcagcccagggcgtgatcctggagacctgggatcaaggcctacttcgggctccctgcatggagcctgcttctccctctccctaagtctctgcgtctctgcctccctctctctctctctctctctctgtgtctctcatgaataaataaataaaatcttgaaggaaaaaaaaaaaaaaaaaaaagtggcctgATGGTGAGATGCTGTGTAGGAGGGAAAAAGCCTATCTACGACAGGTTGGGAACAAGGTGAAGAGGAAGGAGcccttcaaaaaaatttaaaaaagaaaaagaaaaaagaaaaagaaaaacaacacatgaaaaaaaaaaaaaaaaaaaacttgtaaagaATGGCGATTAATATCTACCGAGCACTTCCTATGAGCCTGGCCTTTCCCCTCTGACTTGGGTCCTAGATAGAAGCAGGGGAGGAAACAGACTCAGCAAAATAAGTCCCCAACGTCTAAGGTTGGTAAATGGATTAGAACTCAAATCTCACCACCACTTTATCTCGCCGGGCTCCCTCCACTACTTCCTCTTCAAAACGCACTCTGGGGCTCAGAGATCCAACTCTTAGGAACTGCACACTGAGAACGTCTGACACGTAAGTGTTTTCATCAGtgtatttcacttaaaaaaaaaaaaaattctaacatccAGACACCGAGAAGCTGGATAAAACAAAGtcgggagagagggaggaaggaatgcATTTAACCTAACAAAAacagctaaaaaacaaaaaacaaacaaaaacccccagaAAACTAGCGGAGCACAATTAAAAATGGTTGCCCATCACTCACAGCAAGGAGCAAAGGTGGGTCTTACCTTCCTATCAAGGCCAGAAGGAAATCGGACTCTAACTTCTAAcctttttttgggtggggggagggtgttcCAATCGCAACCTAAGTTTTGGGCGTGCCGGCCGGCTAGGGGACGGGAGGGCTATTCTGTTTTGCTGCGAGGGGCATTTCTGGGCAAGCGGAAGGGTCCACGTTGAGAGCAAGCGGAGAGCCGCAGGAACGGCCGTCGGAGGCGCGGGGCCCGCGGAGAAGCGGCTCCTCGTCCCCCAGCGCCCGCCCGGGGACGCCGGGGAAGCGGCCACACTTCGCGGAGGGGATCGGCGCCCGCGGGCTCGGCCCCCGGAACAgccgcccggggccccgccggCCCGCCGCGTCCGCACGgagcgcgccccccgccccccgcccccgcccgccgccgccccccggccgcgAACCCGCCGACTCAGGCCGCAGCCCGGCGGGGCCTGGCTCCGGGTCCGagcccccgcggcccgggccgGCCGGGAAGGCGCCGCGCCCGGGCCCGCGACCGTTACGGGGCCGCGCCGCGCCCAACGCCCGCCCCGCTCGGCGCTGCGCACCCGCTCACCTTCTTGGGGTCCGGGTTCGCGGCCAGGCGCGCCTGCAGCTTCTCCACAACTTGGAGCGCCGACTCCGCCGCCATCGCTGTCACTGGCGCGGCCTCCTCGCCGGAACTGGGCTCGCGTCGCGTCCTCGGGCCGCGGCTCCGCCCTCCGTGCATCCCCGGCGGAGACGGAAGCGACGGGCCCCTTCCGGGCCTCGGcggcggggcgaggcggggcgcggggcgcggggcgcgggggagcGGAGGGGGGCGGCCGGACGCAGGCCACGCCCCCAGGGcccgggaggggggaggggcggcctcAGGCCACGCCCCCAGGGCccggcgcgggggggcgggggcgcagggggagggggcggccggcCGGCTGCAGGCC from Canis lupus dingo isolate Sandy chromosome 2, ASM325472v2, whole genome shotgun sequence includes the following:
- the ELOA gene encoding elongin-A; the encoded protein is MHGGRSRGPRTRREPSSGEEAAPVTAMAAESALQVVEKLQARLAANPDPKKLLKYLKKLSTLPITVDILAETGVGKTVNSLRKHEHVGSFARDLVAQWKKLVPVERNPEPDEQDFEKTNSRKRPRDAVQKEEEIEGDYQENWKASSSQSYSPDHRQKKHRKLSEPERTHKVSHVQERRDERKRCHRISPVYSSDHESSDYGHVQSPPSSASPHQVSMDHYRSLEEDHEPSVPHQKPGKGHGNAVQDRLAGSQDRHLGDPQGKGASSQHKEHRSSYKEKRPVDARGDGKSSLSREKSHKAISKEENRRPLSGDSTKEKLPSSGVRREREKEGSSKKSLPSSDVAPDNHLRSKPKHKDPEKAKSDKNKQSLDSADIGKGTRDRVSNNLKTSEGKVKPSHSDRKSVGSLPKVDEADMDDEFEQPTMSFESYLSYDQPRKKKKKMVKTSATTLGEKGLKKNDPKSTNKNSDSVQKLPKVNENKAEKLQPAGSDLAKLKKVPADALPVLPDLPLPMIQANYRPLPTLELMSSFPPKRKALSSPQEEEEAGFTGRRMNSKMQVYSGSKCAYLPKMMTLHQQCIRVLKNNIDSIFEVGGVPFSVLEPVLERCTPDQLYRIEEYNHVLIEETDQLWKVHCHRDFKEERPEEYESWREMYLRLQDAREQRLRVLTKNIRSAHANKPKGRQAKMAFVNSVAKPPRDVRRRQEKFGTGGAAVPEKIRIKPAPYPTGNSHAPSGSGSSNSFSASPEQPAYDGPSTSGAHLAPVLSTVSYDPRKPTVKKIAPMMAKTIKAFKNRFSRR